The Acidianus infernus genome window below encodes:
- the cas6 gene encoding CRISPR system precrRNA processing endoribonuclease RAMP protein Cas6 → MFSSYTLTVKMKYERNGDNKFNNFTGKISKIVVLTELPELEVLFRPTKGFFKPIHVSPPINKEAVYPYYERGVLKEVPLDGEYKIRVGLPNELSKGFEEKVKGDLGVRTRIKVEGGLLEFVIERIEKDTFNFGNRVKLCFSPTLLANPFITNRDYRKFFPSPSAVFWIPYALMKNKNNLTPQELAEIESRITESWKTRIKTIWIPYDNGKEPVMIGKVEYRLLKNDDETRKLVETALIIGVGSSRASGFGHVELC, encoded by the coding sequence ATGTTCTCCAGTTATACCCTCACCGTTAAGATGAAATACGAAAGAAATGGGGACAACAAATTCAATAATTTTACTGGAAAAATAAGTAAGATAGTAGTCCTAACCGAGCTCCCAGAACTAGAGGTCTTGTTTAGACCCACAAAGGGGTTTTTTAAGCCAATCCACGTCTCTCCCCCAATCAACAAGGAGGCCGTATACCCTTACTACGAGAGGGGGGTACTGAAAGAGGTTCCACTAGATGGTGAGTACAAGATAAGGGTTGGCTTACCCAACGAGTTGTCCAAAGGGTTTGAGGAAAAGGTAAAGGGCGACTTGGGAGTTAGGACTAGGATAAAGGTCGAGGGAGGGCTATTGGAGTTCGTCATTGAGAGGATAGAAAAGGACACGTTCAACTTTGGGAACAGGGTAAAGCTGTGTTTTTCTCCAACGCTTCTGGCAAACCCCTTCATAACTAATAGGGACTATAGGAAGTTCTTCCCTTCACCTTCTGCAGTCTTTTGGATCCCTTACGCCCTCATGAAGAATAAGAACAACTTAACACCTCAAGAGCTAGCTGAGATAGAGAGTAGGATTACTGAAAGCTGGAAGACTAGGATAAAGACGATCTGGATACCATACGACAATGGGAAGGAGCCAGTGATGATAGGTAAAGTCGAATACAGACTGTTAAAGAACGACGATGAGACTAGAAAATTAGTGGAGACAGCGCTAATCATAGGGGTTGGGTCTTCTAGGGCTAGTGGTTTTGGTCACGTGGAGCTCTGCTAA